Proteins from a single region of Dysosmobacter acutus:
- the lpdA gene encoding dihydrolipoyl dehydrogenase, translating into MSNTSILVVGGGPGGYVAAIRAAQLGADVTLIEREHLGGTCLNVGCIPTKCLLHSAELLSQIREQGAEIGVKVTGAEVDFPQVIAHKDAVSKKLTGGIANLLKTNKVARVDGTAEFTGPRKLLVKKSDGTEEEMTADKIILATGSVNAVPPIPGIRENENCIDSTGALSLDHLPASMIVIGGGVIGLEIACAYAAFGTRITVVEMMPSMLPMMDGELTRLGQRHMRRMGIEFHLETPVQSVEAAEGGVRVNCKDKKGEDVFFEAEKVLVAVGRRANTERLNLAAGGIENDRGRILVNDRMETNVPGVYAVGDCVFGRAQLAHTASAMGEVAVENAMGLDAAYDESTNPTCVYIEPECAGVGLTEEQAKARELDYIVGKFPMAANGKALILNGGEGLVKIIANRSDNKVIGMHIIGPRATDLISEGALAIRVGATVDDIIGTIHSHPTVTEAVREAALNVEKRAIHSRN; encoded by the coding sequence ATGAGCAATACATCCATTCTTGTGGTGGGCGGCGGTCCCGGCGGATATGTAGCGGCCATCCGCGCGGCCCAGTTAGGCGCCGACGTGACCCTGATCGAGCGGGAGCATCTGGGGGGAACCTGCCTGAATGTGGGATGCATCCCCACCAAATGCCTGCTGCACAGCGCGGAGCTTCTCTCCCAGATCCGGGAGCAGGGCGCGGAGATCGGCGTGAAGGTCACCGGAGCGGAGGTCGACTTCCCCCAGGTCATCGCCCACAAGGACGCCGTATCAAAAAAACTGACCGGCGGCATCGCCAATCTGCTGAAAACCAATAAGGTGGCCCGGGTGGACGGCACGGCCGAATTCACCGGCCCCCGTAAACTGCTGGTGAAAAAGAGCGACGGCACGGAGGAGGAGATGACCGCGGACAAGATCATCTTAGCCACCGGATCCGTCAACGCGGTGCCTCCCATTCCCGGCATCCGGGAGAACGAAAACTGCATCGACTCCACCGGGGCGCTGAGTCTGGATCACCTGCCCGCCAGCATGATCGTCATCGGCGGCGGCGTCATCGGCCTGGAGATCGCCTGCGCCTATGCGGCTTTCGGCACCAGGATCACTGTGGTGGAGATGATGCCCTCCATGCTGCCTATGATGGACGGCGAGCTGACCCGCCTGGGCCAGCGCCACATGCGCAGGATGGGCATTGAGTTCCATCTTGAGACCCCTGTACAGTCCGTGGAGGCCGCGGAGGGCGGCGTGCGGGTCAACTGCAAGGACAAAAAGGGCGAAGACGTTTTCTTTGAGGCGGAGAAGGTGCTGGTGGCGGTGGGCCGCCGGGCCAATACCGAGAGATTGAATCTGGCCGCCGGAGGCATTGAGAACGACCGGGGCCGCATCCTGGTCAACGACCGGATGGAGACCAATGTTCCCGGCGTCTACGCCGTCGGTGATTGTGTGTTCGGCCGGGCCCAGCTGGCCCACACCGCCTCCGCCATGGGCGAGGTGGCCGTGGAGAATGCCATGGGCCTGGACGCGGCCTACGATGAGTCCACCAACCCCACCTGCGTCTACATCGAGCCGGAGTGCGCCGGCGTGGGCCTCACCGAGGAGCAGGCCAAGGCCCGGGAACTGGACTACATCGTGGGCAAGTTCCCCATGGCCGCCAACGGCAAGGCTCTGATTCTCAACGGCGGCGAGGGACTGGTGAAGATCATCGCCAACCGCTCCGACAACAAGGTGATCGGCATGCACATCATCGGTCCCCGGGCCACGGACCTTATCTCCGAGGGAGCCCTGGCCATCCGCGTGGGCGCCACCGTGGACGACATCATCGGGACCATCCACTCCCACCCCACCGTCACCGAGGCGGTGCGGGAGGCGGCCCTGAATGTGGAGAAACGTGCCATTCACAGCCGCAATTGA
- a CDS encoding lipoate--protein ligase: protein MPDVTRYMETHSKDPAYNLALEEYVLTHRTRGNYLMLWQNDNTIVIGQNQNAEAEINRAFVEEHGIHVVRRTTGGGAVYHDLGNLNYSFITDAAENDRMAQRFTAPVVRALRELGVEAEASGRNDILAEGKKVSGTAQRLTGGRILHHGTLLFDANPGMVAGALNADPLKFQSKSAKSVRSRIGNIRPMLKKDMTLREFWDYLKGALAAGGLEEEALTEGELAEVRRLKETKYDTWEWNFGASPRYGLENRRKWDGGILEVRMAVEQGHIAHAVFYGDFLALCPLDDLRQALCGVPFRREDVAAVIDRFPLERCFGGIAREEILDTIFDLRKIEKEETK from the coding sequence ATGCCCGACGTGACCCGATATATGGAAACCCATTCCAAGGACCCCGCCTACAACCTGGCGCTGGAGGAATATGTGCTGACCCATCGCACCAGGGGAAACTACCTGATGCTGTGGCAGAACGACAACACCATCGTCATCGGCCAGAATCAAAACGCCGAGGCGGAGATCAACCGCGCCTTTGTGGAGGAGCATGGCATCCATGTGGTGCGCCGCACCACCGGCGGCGGGGCGGTCTATCATGACCTGGGAAATCTGAATTACTCCTTTATCACCGACGCGGCGGAAAACGACCGCATGGCCCAGCGCTTTACGGCCCCCGTGGTGCGGGCGCTCCGGGAGCTGGGGGTGGAGGCGGAGGCATCCGGCCGCAACGACATCCTTGCGGAGGGGAAGAAGGTCTCCGGAACCGCCCAGCGGCTCACGGGAGGACGGATTCTCCACCACGGCACGCTGCTCTTTGACGCAAACCCCGGCATGGTGGCCGGGGCGCTGAACGCGGATCCCCTGAAGTTCCAGTCCAAAAGCGCCAAGTCCGTCCGCAGCCGGATCGGGAATATCCGGCCCATGCTGAAAAAGGACATGACGCTGCGGGAATTCTGGGACTATCTGAAGGGCGCTTTGGCCGCCGGAGGACTGGAGGAAGAGGCACTCACGGAGGGGGAGCTGGCGGAGGTCCGCCGGCTGAAGGAGACAAAGTACGACACCTGGGAGTGGAACTTCGGCGCCTCGCCCCGCTATGGGCTGGAAAACCGCCGCAAATGGGACGGCGGTATTCTGGAGGTCAGGATGGCGGTGGAGCAGGGACATATTGCCCACGCGGTCTTTTACGGGGATTTTTTGGCCCTGTGCCCCCTGGACGACCTGCGGCAGGCCCTTTGCGGAGTTCCTTTCCGCCGGGAGGACGTGGCCGCGGTGATAGACCGGTTCCCGCTGGAGCGCTGCTTTGGAGGAATTGCCCGGGAGGAAATCCTGGATACGATATTTGACCTGCGGAAGATTGAGAAGGAGGAAACGAAATGA
- a CDS encoding peptide ABC transporter substrate-binding protein gives MKRRMVLCALMSLLLLTGCGAGQGSAFSLNASIAGQVDTLDPAMAVGQANETVVLHLYENLMRTVLTPSEETELAGGAAKSYNEETNHDGTVTYTFQLRPEARWSDGERVTAQDFVYAWQRLVDPAQGSPNHTLLEMVQGYQQVRAGAGVSELGVEARDEDTLIVTLGYKCPYFITEVCTAAATMPVREDLVREGWGQDWESSVTNGAYQVGALREGEYLTVEANEQYHESRSGGPESIRFYLADTVEDAYALFLDNTADFVSPIPDQRLAERLENKLYVQPQGLSTYTVLMNNANEAFADPQVRRAFSLSIDRAALSEIAGPGAVAARGLVPGGVMETKEESFRSCGGDLLSTDRAYGDNCEAARESLAQAGYADGASFPAVEYLYVDEGDAAEVAQAVVQMWKEQLGVQVSARAVSGQEMEEALANGTYGLAAVEITSPVADAMGFLERWESGNEHNFAGYSNSAFDTLMTVVRSATDELARVACLHDAETLLLEDAALAPLYSVGSDGESQYGFSGFYQDSMGHWYLGSVALTLT, from the coding sequence ATGAAGAGACGAATGGTGCTGTGCGCGCTGATGAGCCTGTTGCTGCTGACCGGATGCGGAGCGGGGCAGGGGAGCGCGTTTTCCCTCAACGCATCCATTGCAGGACAAGTGGATACCCTGGACCCGGCCATGGCCGTGGGCCAGGCCAACGAGACAGTGGTGCTGCATCTCTATGAGAACCTGATGCGCACCGTTCTTACACCGTCGGAGGAGACAGAGCTTGCCGGCGGCGCGGCAAAAAGCTATAACGAGGAAACCAACCACGACGGAACGGTGACCTATACGTTTCAGCTCCGCCCGGAGGCCAGGTGGTCCGACGGGGAGCGGGTGACGGCCCAGGACTTTGTCTACGCCTGGCAGCGCCTGGTGGACCCGGCCCAGGGTTCCCCAAACCACACCCTGCTGGAGATGGTACAGGGGTATCAGCAGGTCCGCGCCGGCGCCGGTGTGTCGGAACTGGGTGTGGAGGCAAGGGACGAGGACACGCTGATCGTCACGCTGGGTTACAAGTGCCCCTACTTTATCACCGAGGTGTGTACGGCAGCCGCCACCATGCCGGTCCGGGAGGATCTGGTCCGGGAGGGATGGGGTCAGGACTGGGAGAGCTCCGTCACCAACGGAGCCTATCAGGTGGGTGCGCTCCGGGAGGGAGAGTACCTGACGGTCGAGGCGAATGAGCAGTACCATGAGAGCAGGTCCGGCGGGCCGGAGAGCATCAGGTTCTATCTGGCCGATACGGTGGAGGACGCCTACGCCCTGTTTCTGGACAATACGGCGGACTTTGTGTCGCCCATACCGGACCAGCGGCTGGCAGAGCGTCTGGAAAACAAGCTGTATGTCCAGCCCCAGGGGCTGTCCACCTATACGGTGCTGATGAACAACGCCAACGAGGCCTTTGCCGACCCACAGGTGCGCCGGGCCTTTTCCCTGTCGATTGACCGCGCCGCCCTGAGTGAGATAGCAGGTCCGGGGGCGGTCGCCGCCCGGGGGCTTGTGCCCGGCGGCGTGATGGAGACAAAGGAGGAGAGCTTCCGCTCCTGCGGAGGGGATTTGTTGAGCACGGACCGGGCGTACGGGGACAACTGCGAGGCCGCCCGGGAGAGTTTGGCCCAGGCCGGGTACGCTGACGGCGCTTCCTTCCCGGCTGTGGAGTACCTCTATGTGGACGAGGGGGATGCTGCGGAGGTGGCCCAGGCCGTGGTGCAGATGTGGAAGGAGCAGCTTGGGGTCCAGGTGAGCGCCCGGGCGGTCTCCGGCCAGGAGATGGAGGAGGCTTTGGCCAACGGGACCTATGGACTGGCCGCGGTGGAGATTACCTCGCCGGTGGCCGACGCCATGGGATTTTTGGAGCGCTGGGAAAGCGGCAATGAGCACAATTTTGCCGGCTACAGCAACAGCGCCTTTGACACGCTGATGACGGTGGTGCGCAGCGCAACAGATGAGTTGGCCCGGGTGGCCTGCCTCCATGACGCGGAAACGCTGCTGCTGGAGGACGCGGCTCTGGCGCCGCTCTACAGCGTGGGCAGCGACGGGGAGTCGCAGTACGGCTTTTCCGGATTTTATCAGGACAGCATGGGCCACTGGTATTTGGGCAGTGTGGCGCTCACATTGACCTGA
- a CDS encoding DEAD/DEAH box helicase, producing the protein MEITQGVRFDSLGLTPEIMRAIEKKGIEMSTPVQAGCIPPMREWKDVIAKAPTGTGKTFAFGIPIIEHIDPANEEVQAVILAPTRELAMQTAGELRDLAAFRNGVRIVCLYGGQPIGKQIDALKKKPQIVVATPGRLADHMKRRTVRVDTAQTVVLDEADRMLDMGFIHDVTKLLDRMDKRRNLGLFSATISREVMDIAWVYQRDAVEIEVRPDEENKPDILQFRMELPQSEKTDAIVKLIKNGELERVMVFCNTKGSTERITKFLQMRGVDAECIHGDIPQRKREQVMDRFRKGELRVFVATDVAARGIDVDDVDAVFNCDVPDENQDYIHRIGRTGRARRHGVAVTFVSDYPSKMRMDDIAKFTKNHIINVCFNEDGTLTEVE; encoded by the coding sequence ATGGAAATTACACAGGGCGTGCGCTTTGACTCCCTGGGCCTGACGCCGGAGATCATGCGCGCCATTGAGAAAAAAGGGATTGAGATGTCCACTCCGGTGCAGGCCGGGTGCATCCCGCCCATGCGGGAGTGGAAGGACGTCATTGCCAAGGCGCCCACCGGGACGGGCAAGACCTTTGCCTTCGGCATCCCCATTATCGAGCATATCGACCCGGCCAATGAGGAGGTGCAGGCGGTGATCCTGGCCCCCACACGGGAGCTGGCCATGCAGACCGCCGGGGAGCTGCGGGACCTGGCCGCCTTCCGGAACGGCGTGCGGATCGTCTGCCTTTACGGCGGACAGCCCATCGGCAAGCAGATCGACGCGCTGAAGAAAAAGCCTCAGATCGTGGTGGCCACGCCGGGGCGGCTGGCCGACCACATGAAGCGCCGCACCGTCCGGGTGGACACGGCCCAGACCGTGGTGCTGGACGAGGCGGACCGGATGCTGGACATGGGCTTTATCCACGATGTGACCAAGCTGCTGGACCGGATGGACAAGCGGCGGAACTTAGGACTCTTTTCCGCCACCATCTCTCGGGAGGTCATGGACATCGCCTGGGTCTATCAGCGGGACGCAGTGGAGATCGAGGTACGCCCCGACGAGGAGAACAAGCCGGACATCCTCCAGTTCCGCATGGAACTGCCCCAGAGCGAAAAGACCGACGCCATTGTGAAGCTCATCAAGAACGGGGAGCTGGAGCGGGTGATGGTCTTTTGCAACACCAAGGGCTCAACGGAGCGGATCACCAAGTTTTTGCAGATGCGGGGCGTGGACGCGGAGTGCATCCACGGCGACATCCCGCAGCGCAAGCGGGAGCAGGTGATGGACCGGTTCCGCAAGGGCGAGCTGCGGGTGTTTGTGGCCACGGATGTGGCGGCCCGGGGCATTGACGTGGACGATGTGGACGCGGTGTTCAACTGCGATGTGCCGGATGAAAACCAGGACTACATCCACCGCATCGGTCGCACGGGCCGGGCCAGACGCCACGGCGTGGCGGTGACCTTTGTCTCCGACTATCCCTCCAAAATGCGGATGGACGACATTGCCAAGTTTACCAAAAACCACATCATCAACGTGTGCTTCAACGAGGACGGCACGCTGACGGAGGTCGAATAG
- a CDS encoding glycogen/starch/alpha-glucan phosphorylase yields the protein MATVTSKTLEGALEAKLRLNFGSTVEEATDAQMMKACALVLRDMMAIREVETKQMVRREEKRQVHYMSLEFLMGRSLMKNAYNLGLLPQLRQALENLGFRAADIFELEPDAALGNGGLGRLAACYLDSMTTLEIPATGYSICYELGLFRQKIIEGQQVELPDNWKDLGDAWLMPKPQETEEVHFGGNIREFWADGHHHVVHENYQTVLAIPCDMEIAGYETRHTNTLRLWDAKSPAPVDMSLFSQGEYLKATEAHAMAEVIAKVLYPEDNHIEGKSLRLKQQYFFVSATVQSVARRHLETYGTLKNFHEKNVFQVNDTHPALVIPELMRLLIDDAGLGWDEAWYITTHSVAYTNHTVLSEALERWPQDLIQRNLPRIWQILMEISGRWQERVEDFYHDSAKTEDMAIIWGGQVRMANLCIAGGMAVNGVSGLHSGILKKELFRNACGMEPWKFQNVTNGIDHRRWLSEINPGLDRMIRDLTGGDEYLLHPGALKKLDDYADDPEVLQRLAEIKRKNKEAFSGYVRRTQDVVLNPDAIFDVQVKRLHEYKRQLLNALHIIILYQQLQDDPGRTMQPQTFLFGAKAAPGYAVAKRIIHLINSLADQINHDPICKDKLQVVFLENYRVSLAERLIPASEVSQQISTAGKEASGTGNMKFMMNGALTVGTLDGANVEMHDVLGDENMFLFGLHADEVAELRVSGYLPQRLYARDPILRRALDQLKTGFRDGVSYEDLFARLVTGSNSAADEYLLLADFAAYCAAEKRMVEAYADPAAWNRMSLHNIARSGIFAADRAVAEYADRIWHVDHR from the coding sequence ATGGCAACTGTGACGAGCAAGACATTGGAGGGAGCGCTGGAGGCCAAGCTGCGCCTGAATTTCGGCAGTACGGTGGAAGAGGCCACCGACGCCCAGATGATGAAGGCCTGCGCCCTGGTGCTGCGGGATATGATGGCGATCCGTGAGGTGGAGACCAAGCAGATGGTCCGCCGGGAGGAAAAGCGCCAGGTGCACTATATGTCCCTGGAATTTCTCATGGGCCGCAGCCTGATGAAAAACGCGTACAACCTGGGGCTTCTGCCCCAGCTGCGCCAGGCCCTGGAGAATTTGGGATTCCGGGCGGCGGATATCTTTGAGTTAGAGCCGGACGCCGCCCTTGGAAACGGCGGCCTTGGCCGCTTGGCCGCCTGCTACCTGGACAGCATGACCACCCTGGAGATTCCGGCCACCGGCTACTCCATCTGCTATGAGTTAGGGCTCTTCCGCCAGAAGATCATCGAGGGGCAGCAGGTGGAGCTGCCGGACAACTGGAAGGACCTGGGCGACGCGTGGCTGATGCCAAAGCCCCAGGAGACGGAGGAGGTCCACTTCGGCGGAAACATCCGGGAGTTCTGGGCGGACGGACACCACCATGTGGTCCACGAGAACTACCAGACCGTGCTGGCCATCCCCTGCGACATGGAGATCGCCGGCTATGAGACGCGCCATACCAATACCCTGCGGCTGTGGGACGCCAAGTCCCCGGCCCCTGTGGACATGTCCCTTTTCTCCCAGGGCGAGTACCTGAAGGCCACCGAGGCCCACGCCATGGCGGAGGTCATTGCCAAGGTGCTCTACCCGGAGGACAACCACATTGAGGGCAAGTCCCTGCGCTTAAAGCAGCAGTACTTCTTTGTCTCCGCCACGGTGCAGAGCGTGGCGCGCCGCCACCTCGAGACCTATGGCACACTGAAGAACTTCCACGAGAAAAACGTGTTCCAGGTCAACGACACCCACCCGGCCCTGGTGATCCCGGAGCTGATGCGCCTGCTCATCGACGACGCGGGCCTGGGATGGGATGAGGCGTGGTACATCACCACCCACTCCGTGGCCTACACCAACCACACGGTGCTCTCCGAGGCATTAGAGCGCTGGCCTCAGGACCTGATTCAGCGGAACCTTCCCAGGATCTGGCAGATCCTGATGGAGATATCCGGCCGCTGGCAGGAGAGAGTGGAGGACTTTTATCACGACAGCGCCAAGACCGAGGACATGGCCATCATCTGGGGCGGCCAGGTCCGCATGGCGAATCTCTGCATCGCCGGGGGCATGGCCGTCAACGGCGTCAGCGGCCTCCACTCCGGCATTTTGAAAAAGGAGCTCTTCCGCAACGCCTGCGGCATGGAGCCCTGGAAGTTCCAAAACGTCACCAACGGCATCGACCACCGCCGCTGGCTCTCTGAAATCAACCCCGGACTGGACCGGATGATCCGGGATCTGACCGGGGGAGACGAGTATCTGCTCCACCCCGGGGCGCTGAAAAAGTTGGACGATTACGCGGACGACCCGGAGGTGCTTCAGCGTCTGGCGGAGATCAAGCGGAAGAATAAGGAGGCCTTTTCCGGCTATGTCCGCAGAACGCAGGATGTGGTGCTCAACCCGGACGCCATCTTCGACGTGCAGGTCAAGCGGCTCCACGAATACAAGCGTCAGCTTCTCAACGCGCTGCATATCATCATCCTGTACCAGCAGCTTCAGGACGATCCCGGCCGGACCATGCAGCCCCAGACCTTCCTCTTCGGCGCCAAGGCGGCGCCGGGCTATGCGGTTGCCAAGCGGATCATCCACCTCATCAACTCCCTGGCGGACCAGATCAACCACGATCCCATCTGCAAAGATAAGCTCCAGGTGGTGTTTCTGGAGAACTACCGGGTGTCCCTGGCGGAGCGGCTGATCCCCGCCAGCGAGGTCAGCCAGCAGATTTCCACCGCGGGCAAGGAGGCCAGCGGCACCGGCAACATGAAGTTCATGATGAACGGCGCGTTGACGGTGGGGACCCTGGACGGCGCCAACGTGGAGATGCACGACGTGTTAGGCGATGAGAACATGTTCCTCTTCGGCCTCCACGCCGATGAGGTGGCGGAGCTCAGGGTTAGTGGCTACCTGCCCCAGCGGCTCTATGCACGGGACCCCATCCTCCGCCGGGCGCTGGATCAGCTGAAAACCGGATTCCGGGACGGGGTGAGCTATGAGGACCTCTTTGCCCGGCTGGTGACCGGGAGCAACAGCGCGGCGGACGAATATCTGCTGCTGGCGGACTTTGCCGCCTACTGCGCGGCGGAGAAGCGGATGGTGGAAGCCTACGCCGATCCGGCGGCTTGGAACCGGATGAGCCTGCACAACATCGCCCGCTCCGGCATATTTGCCGCCGATCGGGCCGTGGCGGAGTACGCTGACCGCATCTGGCACGTGGACCACAGGTGA
- the glgA gene encoding glycogen synthase GlgA: protein MTTKKGNEGPGKTAKPAEKKTAKAPAAKTTPQKPAPRAGGKPAGKKAAAPIEKTAPIEKTLPVRSPASAAAETAPASAAAPEPRRILYVTSEAVPFCKTGGLADVAGSLPQALAEAGNRVAVILPLYQKVKDAFGDKLEYVKYIYVRLAWRSLYCGLFRMEKDGVTWYFVDNEQYFKRPELYGYYDDGERFAYFCRAVVELLPHLDFRPEVIHCNDWQSALVPVYLKDDGVREEELRGIRTVITVHNIEYQGRYGKETLGDLFGLNAGWLRDGTLEMDGDINLIKGAMLCADAVTAVSPSYAQELKFAYFAHGLESIVSNCGDKLYGVLNGLDMERYNPAEDHTIAAAYSAEDLSGKVRDKSELQRLLGLREEADTPVIGMVSRLVSHKGLDLVQQSLQALMELPVQVVLVGKGDYKYEEFFRWAQQRYPGRLCAYIGYSEAMSMNVYAGADLFLMPSRSEPCGLSQMIAMRYGTVPIVRETGGLKDTVQPYEAWRDSGNGFTFANYDSADMLSVIGQAVELYRGDREAFRRLQKRGMTGDYSWRRSAEEYRRIYDKILG, encoded by the coding sequence ATGACAACGAAAAAAGGAAACGAAGGACCCGGAAAGACCGCCAAGCCCGCTGAGAAAAAGACCGCAAAGGCGCCGGCTGCAAAAACAACGCCACAAAAACCGGCTCCCCGTGCGGGTGGGAAACCGGCGGGGAAAAAGGCAGCCGCCCCTATTGAGAAAACCGCGCCCATTGAGAAGACCCTCCCGGTGCGGAGCCCTGCCTCCGCTGCCGCGGAGACGGCGCCGGCCTCGGCGGCAGCTCCGGAGCCCCGGCGGATTCTGTACGTGACCAGCGAGGCGGTGCCCTTTTGCAAGACCGGGGGCCTGGCTGATGTGGCGGGCTCCCTGCCCCAGGCCCTGGCCGAGGCGGGGAACCGGGTGGCGGTGATCCTGCCGCTGTACCAGAAGGTGAAGGACGCCTTCGGAGACAAGCTGGAGTATGTGAAGTACATCTACGTCCGTCTGGCCTGGCGCAGCCTGTACTGCGGGCTGTTCCGCATGGAGAAGGACGGCGTCACCTGGTACTTTGTGGACAACGAGCAGTATTTTAAGCGCCCGGAGCTCTACGGCTATTATGACGACGGCGAGCGGTTCGCCTATTTTTGCCGCGCGGTGGTGGAACTGCTGCCCCATCTGGATTTCCGGCCCGAGGTGATCCACTGTAACGACTGGCAAAGCGCCCTTGTTCCCGTGTATTTGAAGGACGACGGCGTCCGGGAGGAGGAGCTCCGGGGGATTCGCACGGTGATTACGGTGCATAATATTGAATACCAGGGCCGCTACGGCAAGGAGACCCTGGGAGACCTTTTCGGCCTGAACGCCGGCTGGCTCCGGGACGGCACGCTGGAAATGGACGGGGACATCAATCTGATCAAGGGCGCCATGCTCTGCGCCGACGCGGTGACCGCCGTATCCCCCTCCTATGCCCAGGAACTGAAGTTCGCCTACTTTGCCCATGGGCTGGAGAGCATAGTCAGCAATTGCGGCGACAAGCTCTACGGCGTGCTCAACGGGCTGGACATGGAGCGCTACAATCCGGCGGAGGATCACACCATTGCCGCCGCCTACAGCGCGGAGGACCTCTCCGGTAAGGTGAGGGACAAATCGGAGCTGCAGCGGCTGCTGGGACTGCGGGAGGAGGCGGACACTCCGGTGATCGGCATGGTCTCCCGGCTGGTTTCCCACAAGGGACTGGATTTGGTGCAGCAATCGCTCCAGGCCCTGATGGAGCTGCCGGTCCAGGTGGTCCTGGTGGGCAAGGGCGACTACAAGTACGAGGAATTCTTCCGCTGGGCCCAGCAGCGCTACCCCGGCCGCCTGTGCGCCTATATCGGCTACAGCGAGGCCATGAGCATGAACGTCTACGCCGGGGCGGACCTCTTCCTGATGCCCTCGCGCAGCGAGCCCTGCGGGCTGAGTCAGATGATCGCCATGCGCTACGGCACCGTGCCCATCGTCCGGGAGACCGGGGGACTGAAAGATACGGTCCAGCCCTATGAGGCATGGCGGGACAGCGGAAACGGCTTCACCTTTGCCAACTACGACAGCGCCGATATGCTCAGCGTCATCGGCCAGGCGGTGGAGCTGTACCGCGGCGATCGGGAGGCATTCCGCCGCCTCCAGAAGCGCGGCATGACCGGCGACTACAGCTGGCGGCGGAGCGCGGAGGAATACCGGCGCATCTATGACAAAATCCTGGGCTGA
- the glgD gene encoding glucose-1-phosphate adenylyltransferase subunit GlgD, with product MNGMHGIIFSYEKRNNLRELSEIRSPSSIPFGGRYRAVDFSLSNLINAGVTDVGVVLHGRYQSLLDHLGTGKNWDLSRKRGGLKILPPFAFTQQWGDRAFRGKMEALAGVRSYLDEIRQDYVVMMDGDLVVNLPLDQVLEHHMSSGADITVVCGNDCFEVDDGTYFQIDDSGRVIDTVYHTNCPRGNRSLEVYVISTRLLTDLVDYCASHDQYSLRRDVLQAQGETLNIRAFIWGGFAAQIRSVKEYYDRSMQLLDPAIRKDLFCEERPIRAKSSDEASAYIDPRPSCRNSLVADGCCVEGTVENSILFPGVTVERGAEVRNCVLFKGAVVRRDAVLHYVIADKKVEILEGRHLMGHETYPVVVSKGAIV from the coding sequence ATGAACGGGATGCATGGAATCATATTCTCCTATGAAAAGCGGAACAACCTGCGGGAACTCAGTGAAATCCGTTCCCCGTCCTCCATTCCCTTCGGCGGGCGCTACCGGGCGGTGGACTTCAGCCTCTCCAATCTGATCAACGCCGGCGTCACCGACGTGGGGGTGGTGCTCCATGGCCGCTACCAGAGCCTTCTGGACCACCTGGGCACCGGAAAGAACTGGGACCTGAGCCGCAAGCGGGGCGGACTGAAGATTCTCCCGCCCTTTGCCTTTACCCAGCAGTGGGGGGACAGAGCCTTCCGGGGAAAGATGGAGGCACTGGCCGGCGTCCGCTCCTACCTGGATGAAATCCGCCAGGACTACGTGGTGATGATGGACGGGGACCTGGTGGTGAACCTGCCGCTGGACCAGGTGCTGGAGCACCACATGAGCTCCGGCGCGGACATTACGGTGGTGTGCGGCAACGACTGCTTTGAGGTGGACGACGGCACCTATTTTCAGATTGACGACTCGGGCCGTGTGATCGACACGGTCTATCACACCAATTGTCCCCGGGGCAACCGATCCCTTGAGGTCTATGTCATCTCCACCCGTCTGCTCACCGATCTGGTGGACTACTGCGCCAGCCACGACCAGTATAGCCTGCGCCGGGATGTGCTGCAGGCCCAGGGGGAAACGCTGAACATCCGGGCCTTCATCTGGGGCGGGTTCGCCGCACAGATCCGCTCTGTGAAGGAGTATTACGACCGCAGCATGCAGCTGCTGGACCCGGCAATACGGAAGGACCTCTTCTGTGAGGAGCGGCCGATCCGGGCCAAGAGCAGCGACGAAGCCTCCGCCTATATCGATCCCCGGCCAAGCTGCCGCAACTCCCTGGTGGCAGACGGCTGCTGCGTGGAGGGTACGGTGGAGAATTCCATCCTCTTCCCCGGGGTCACGGTGGAGCGGGGCGCGGAGGTGCGCAACTGTGTGCTGTTCAAGGGCGCTGTGGTGCGCCGCGACGCGGTGCTGCACTATGTCATCGCGGATAAGAAAGTGGAGATTCTGGAAGGGCGCCATCTGATGGGCCATGAAACCTACCCCGTGGTGGTATCAAAAGGAGCGATCGTGTAA